In a genomic window of Carassius gibelio isolate Cgi1373 ecotype wild population from Czech Republic chromosome A3, carGib1.2-hapl.c, whole genome shotgun sequence:
- the LOC127942187 gene encoding zinc-binding protein A33 gives MASLSEEDFSCPVCHEIFKAPVILSCSHSFCKECLQQFWRIKGTQECPVCRRTSSNNHPPINLALQNLCESFLKERKERHSSRSGEVCNLHGNKLELFCLEDKQPVCLVCRDSEKHDNHKFRPIAEVVSSYKEELNTAMKSLQDKLKHNENIKEEFEKTVQHIKSQADHTERQIKQQFEKLHQFLRDEEAATVTALREEEEQKKKMMEEKLEEINTHISALSHTIKDTEEMMKDSDLCFLKKFPVSMERVQISSQPDPQTPSGALIHVPRYLGNLPFRVWKKMQDIVQNTPVILDPNTAHPRLLLSDDLTSLRKSVNNQPVPDNPERFDKCLCVLGSEGFNSGTHCWDVEVKESLCWSIGVTTASNQRKGWGFFNSDVWCVQYHESPYLSPFTTFGFPVKQTLDSVRVYLDYDRGTLSFSDPVTNTHLHTFTTTFTDTVFPFLYCYSLLPLKILPVSSQ, from the exons ATGGCTTCACTATCTGAAGAAGATTTTTCTTGTCCTGTGTGTCATGAAATCTTCAAGGCTCCTGTTATTTTATCATGTAGTCACAGTTTCTGTAAAGAGTGTCTCCAACAGTTCTGGAGAATCAAGGGAACTCAGGAGTGTCCTGTCTGCAGGAGAACATCCTCAAATAATCATCCTCCTATTAATCTTGCATTACAAAACTTGTGTGAGTCATTtctaaaggaaagaaaagaaaggcATTCATCAAGATCTGGGGAAGTCTGTAATTTACATGGTAACAAACTGGAGCTCTTCTGTCTGGAGGACAAACAGCCGGTGTGTTTAGTGTGCAGAGATTCGGAGAAACACGACAATCACAAATTCAGACCCATCGCTGAAGTTGTGTCATCATACAAG GAGGAGCTCAATACAGCAATGAAGTCTTTACAAGACAAactaaaacacaatgaaaatataaaagaagAGTTTGAGAAAACAGTTCAACACATCAAG TCTCAAGCTGATCACACAGAGCGTCAGATTAAACAGCAGTTTGAGAAGCTTCATCAGTTTCTCAGAGATGAAGAAGCTGCTACAGTCACTGcactgagagaggaagaggagcagaagaagaagatgatggaggagaagctggaggagatcaacacacacatctcagctctttcacacacaatcaAAGACACAGAGGAGATGATGAAAGACAGTGACCTCTGCTTTCTGAAG AAGTTTCCAGTCTCGATGGAAAG AGTCCAGATCTCATCACAGCCGGATCCACAGACTCCTTCTGGAGCTCTGATTCATGTGCCACGATACTTGGGAAACCTGCCCttcagagtctggaagaagatgCAGGACATCGTCCAGAACA CTCCTGTGATCCTGGATCCAAACACGGCTCATCCACGTCTCCTCCTGTCTGATGATCTGACCAGTCTAAGAAAAAGTGTGAACAATCAACCAGTTCCTGAtaatccagagagatttgatAAGTGTCTTTGTGTCCTGGGTTCAGAGGGGTTTAACTCAGGGACACACTGCTGGGACGTGGAGGTTAAAGAGAGTCTGTGCTGGAGTATTGGAGTCACTACAGCATCAAACCAGAGGAAGGGATGGGGTTTCTTTAATAGTGATGTCTGGTGTGTGCAGTATCATGAATCTCCATATCTCTCACCATTTACAACATTTGGTTTTCCTGTTAAACAGACGCTGGACAGTGTGAGAGTGTATCTGGACTATGACAGGGGAACATTGTCATTCTCTGATCCTGTAACtaacacacatctacacacattCACAACCACCTTCACTGACACCGTCTTCCCATTCTTATATTGTTATAGTTTATTGCCTCTAAAGATCTTACCAGTCAGCAGTCAGTAA